A stretch of Endozoicomonas sp. SCSIO W0465 DNA encodes these proteins:
- a CDS encoding sulfite oxidase heme-binding subunit YedZ has product MLSWEWQTLLEDLYKRSYIIVGAFALSILIALGVTSTKNMMRRLGKQWSQLHRLVYVAAVLAVIHFLWLVKSDYTEPLIYGAVLTTLLLLRTNLFSLNKQ; this is encoded by the coding sequence ATGCTGTCCTGGGAGTGGCAGACACTGTTAGAAGACCTTTATAAGCGTTCTTATATTATTGTCGGTGCTTTTGCGCTATCAATTTTGATAGCTTTGGGGGTGACTTCAACAAAAAACATGATGAGGCGATTGGGTAAGCAGTGGAGTCAATTGCATCGACTGGTTTACGTTGCTGCGGTTCTTGCGGTTATACACTTTCTCTGGCTAGTGAAGAGCGATTATACAGAGCCGCTTATTTATGGCGCTGTGCTAACCACCCTTTTGCTGCTCAGGACTAATCTGTTTTCCCTTAACAAACAGTAA
- a CDS encoding YjfI family protein: MALRKDAAHYQRQFRSRMREQGLVKKEIWILPENADQLRDIEQQLRQIDSHQPSGNTIMTQSHSVWTIQGLYDALTNDALSTRGNAVLNLVDGTDPCLEISMVEFGDLPIYLTVSGEQIIADAVLWPLSMVKSPVALNDEVLRTHKLFPLSTISLDRFPDGKEYYTIFGALSSSSSLQNIVQEIETLAANAIKATEAYGSHLTSESVA; the protein is encoded by the coding sequence ATGGCCTTGCGGAAAGACGCTGCACATTATCAGCGACAGTTTCGCTCCAGAATGAGAGAGCAGGGGCTGGTAAAAAAAGAAATCTGGATTTTGCCAGAGAATGCCGACCAGCTGCGGGACATTGAGCAGCAGCTGCGACAAATCGATTCCCATCAACCATCAGGAAACACCATCATGACACAGTCACACAGTGTTTGGACGATTCAAGGCTTATATGACGCATTGACTAATGACGCGTTGAGTACCCGTGGTAATGCAGTATTGAATCTGGTGGACGGGACGGATCCTTGCCTGGAAATCAGTATGGTTGAGTTTGGTGATTTGCCCATCTATCTGACGGTATCCGGTGAGCAGATTATTGCTGATGCTGTGCTCTGGCCCTTATCAATGGTCAAGAGTCCGGTTGCGTTGAATGATGAGGTTTTGCGTACTCACAAACTGTTTCCTCTGTCGACGATCAGTCTGGATCGTTTCCCGGATGGCAAGGAGTACTACACCATTTTTGGCGCACTGAGCTCATCATCCTCACTACAGAATATTGTGCAGGAAATAGAAACATTGGCTGCCAATGCCATTAAGGCCACAGAAGCTTATGGTAGTCATCTGACTTCTGAATCCGTGGCATAA
- a CDS encoding DUF6444 domain-containing protein → MIPELPATMSAEILLKENAELRMRVACLEERCRELEEKVGKNSQNSSKPPSSDGYQKPCKNSNSPDHSDDLSADKGTDPSDEKPNPKSLRQSSGNKAGGKKGHQGTCLKQVDIPDYILSLDHK, encoded by the coding sequence ATGATTCCAGAACTACCCGCAACTATGTCGGCTGAGATTCTCTTGAAAGAGAATGCAGAGCTGCGGATGAGAGTTGCCTGTCTGGAAGAGCGATGTCGAGAATTGGAAGAAAAGGTTGGCAAGAACAGTCAAAACAGCAGCAAGCCGCCATCGTCTGATGGTTATCAAAAACCTTGTAAAAACAGTAATTCTCCAGATCATTCTGACGACCTTTCCGCAGATAAAGGTACCGATCCATCGGATGAAAAACCCAATCCTAAAAGTCTGAGACAGTCTTCTGGTAATAAAGCCGGTGGAAAGAAAGGGCATCAGGGCACTTGTCTTAAACAGGTCGATATCCCTGACTATATTCTGTCTCTTGATCACAAATAG
- a CDS encoding DUF2860 family protein, whose translation MSHKIIKFCLAVLTTIPLVASAQLAENSGFSGELTVIGGMTSTDSNLSTNTQKNKQGLLNSGGSRENTGIFGALGNITYTFGVDNDRQFFAGTSREDIAVGNVALEVGYKQLLTSGTRLTISYLPTLLSEDVWSDPFLVNSARTETERSGNAFRLKLDSIVNSPLSIDVAYARSEIDDERSGSGSGLTAEEQDLLRRGSDSVYMKVSYRHALVPGSGLSSALIYRNSEADGGAMAHDSAGGELSYFSFQGQGKYVLTGSYEYRDYDQEHPVFESTRSDNVFGVFLAYEYMNFLGIRPLSLVSLAGYNVVNSNISFYDESQYLLTVGASYQF comes from the coding sequence ATGAGTCATAAAATAATAAAATTCTGTCTGGCCGTATTAACAACAATTCCGCTGGTTGCCAGTGCTCAACTGGCGGAAAACTCAGGCTTCAGTGGTGAGTTGACCGTAATAGGCGGGATGACTTCAACTGACTCCAACCTTTCTACCAATACTCAGAAGAACAAGCAGGGCCTGTTGAACTCCGGGGGAAGTCGGGAGAATACTGGTATTTTTGGGGCTCTCGGCAATATTACCTATACCTTCGGTGTAGATAATGACCGGCAGTTCTTTGCAGGAACTTCCAGAGAAGATATTGCTGTGGGTAATGTGGCGCTGGAAGTTGGCTATAAACAGCTGCTCACCTCTGGCACCAGGCTGACCATCTCTTATCTGCCAACACTGTTGAGTGAAGATGTCTGGTCGGATCCTTTTTTAGTGAATTCAGCGCGAACAGAAACCGAAAGGTCAGGGAATGCTTTCCGGCTTAAGCTTGACAGTATTGTCAATTCTCCGCTTTCTATTGATGTGGCCTATGCCCGGTCAGAAATTGATGATGAACGAAGTGGCTCCGGATCAGGACTGACTGCAGAAGAACAAGATCTGCTGAGACGAGGCAGTGACTCGGTATACATGAAGGTAAGCTACCGACATGCGCTGGTGCCGGGAAGCGGTTTAAGTTCAGCCCTGATTTATCGGAATAGCGAGGCCGATGGCGGTGCAATGGCACATGACTCGGCTGGAGGAGAACTGTCGTATTTTAGCTTTCAGGGACAGGGCAAATACGTTTTGACCGGAAGCTACGAATATCGTGATTATGATCAGGAACATCCCGTATTTGAGAGTACCCGTTCGGATAATGTGTTTGGTGTTTTCCTGGCGTATGAATACATGAACTTTTTGGGCATTCGTCCGCTCTCGCTGGTTTCTCTGGCTGGATACAATGTTGTAAATTCAAATATCAGCTTTTACGACGAGAGTCAGTATCTATTAACGGTAGGTGCAAGTTACCAGTTTTGA
- a CDS encoding PspA/IM30 family protein, producing the protein MSIWSKVMTALKGATNEVGEAIADSNALRILDQEIREASDQLQQSKTQLAGIMAKQKLSSQKCSELRVKVAEYEGYAMQALNQGDESLATEIASKIAEYEAQLNSEREMEKSFAGSIVSLKKAIADAESNLRRLKQQVDTVKATESVQKAQAACAARHSGVNSKMATATDSLERIKQRQAERAAQMEAASELSGDTAENDLQAKLKAAGITKGDSDASSVLERLKAKQK; encoded by the coding sequence ATGAGCATTTGGAGTAAAGTGATGACTGCCCTTAAAGGGGCGACCAATGAAGTTGGTGAAGCGATTGCTGATAGCAATGCCTTGCGGATTCTGGATCAGGAGATTCGTGAGGCCAGTGATCAGCTTCAGCAGTCCAAAACTCAGCTGGCCGGCATTATGGCCAAACAAAAGCTCTCCTCACAAAAGTGTTCCGAGTTGAGGGTAAAAGTTGCTGAGTATGAAGGCTATGCCATGCAAGCTCTGAATCAGGGAGATGAATCGCTGGCAACGGAGATTGCCAGTAAAATTGCAGAGTATGAGGCGCAGCTAAATTCAGAACGGGAAATGGAAAAGAGTTTTGCGGGCAGCATTGTCAGTCTGAAGAAAGCAATTGCCGATGCAGAATCTAACCTCCGTCGTCTCAAACAACAGGTTGATACGGTTAAGGCAACAGAGTCTGTGCAAAAAGCGCAGGCCGCTTGTGCTGCCAGACACAGCGGTGTTAACTCAAAAATGGCTACGGCTACTGACTCTCTTGAAAGGATCAAGCAACGTCAGGCAGAACGGGCTGCGCAGATGGAGGCTGCCAGTGAACTTTCTGGTGATACTGCAGAGAATGACCTTCAGGCTAAACTCAAAGCGGCAGGCATTACCAAAGGGGATTCGGATGCTTCCAGTGTGTTGGAACGGCTGAAAGCAAAACAGAAGTGA
- a CDS encoding TrkH family potassium uptake protein — protein sequence MNQISIFEHKTQKLSSFFKTMHYKPVLYVNGLLLMTLAALMCIPLFTNIFFNTPAHYLAFTLSPLLTFVVGGSLCWSCKTEVFGLRSREIFLLTNSSWILVCVFGALPFIFETEISFTDAFFETMSGITTTGSTVLVGLDNMNPGILMWRSVLHWLGGIGFIVMAVAVLPFLKVGGMRLFQSESSDWSEKVMPRSGVIAKRIVQIYLGLSALCAVAYYMGGMTAFEAINHSMATLSTGGFSTSDASMANFDNPAIHWTGTVFMLVGSLPFVLLVRCLSGNAEPLWKDCQVRGFLKLIGVVWASMTVWLVMNSEYGVFEALTLVAFNTTSVISTTGFALTDYSLWGGFAAASFFFLSFIGGCSGSTTGGVKIFRFQLGLRLLNVQLKLLSHPRACFSMQYNGQPITSDIIRSFVGFTFFFLMLTGIMTLLLSLMGLDFITSLTGSVTAIANVGPGLGDIIGPAGNFAPLPDMAKWVLAVGMLMGRLEVITVLVMFTSAYWRR from the coding sequence ATGAATCAGATCAGTATTTTCGAGCACAAAACGCAAAAGCTCTCAAGTTTCTTTAAGACCATGCATTACAAACCTGTACTATACGTCAATGGGCTACTATTGATGACGCTAGCGGCACTCATGTGTATACCGCTGTTTACCAACATTTTTTTTAATACACCCGCTCACTACCTGGCATTCACACTGTCGCCACTGCTGACTTTTGTCGTGGGAGGTAGCTTGTGCTGGTCTTGCAAAACGGAAGTCTTTGGGTTGCGGTCCAGGGAGATTTTCTTGCTGACCAACTCAAGCTGGATATTAGTCTGTGTTTTTGGTGCGCTGCCTTTCATTTTTGAAACGGAAATCAGCTTCACGGATGCATTCTTTGAAACTATGTCAGGCATTACAACGACGGGTTCTACAGTGCTTGTCGGTCTGGATAATATGAATCCGGGTATATTGATGTGGCGCTCCGTTCTTCATTGGTTGGGGGGGATTGGCTTTATCGTTATGGCAGTAGCGGTTCTACCCTTTCTTAAAGTCGGTGGTATGCGTTTGTTTCAGAGTGAGTCTTCAGACTGGTCGGAAAAAGTGATGCCCCGATCAGGTGTGATCGCGAAGCGGATCGTTCAAATATATCTGGGATTGAGTGCTTTGTGTGCCGTGGCCTATTACATGGGGGGGATGACGGCGTTTGAAGCAATTAATCATTCAATGGCAACGCTCTCAACCGGTGGTTTTTCTACCTCCGATGCATCAATGGCTAATTTTGACAATCCGGCAATCCACTGGACGGGAACCGTTTTTATGTTGGTGGGCAGCCTTCCTTTTGTCTTATTGGTAAGATGTCTGTCGGGCAATGCTGAGCCGTTATGGAAAGACTGTCAGGTCCGGGGTTTTCTAAAGTTGATCGGAGTTGTCTGGGCCTCTATGACAGTCTGGTTGGTAATGAATTCTGAGTACGGTGTTTTTGAAGCATTGACCCTGGTTGCCTTTAATACGACATCGGTCATCAGCACGACAGGCTTTGCTCTGACCGATTACTCATTGTGGGGAGGTTTTGCTGCAGCTTCATTTTTCTTTCTGAGCTTTATTGGTGGTTGTTCCGGTTCTACCACTGGTGGTGTAAAGATCTTTCGCTTCCAGCTGGGGCTGAGGTTACTTAATGTGCAGCTGAAGCTTTTGAGTCATCCTCGCGCCTGTTTCAGCATGCAGTACAATGGTCAGCCAATTACTTCGGATATTATTCGCTCATTTGTTGGCTTTACTTTCTTCTTTCTGATGCTGACAGGCATTATGACGCTTCTGCTCAGTTTGATGGGGCTGGACTTTATTACCAGCCTGACCGGATCGGTCACGGCCATTGCCAACGTTGGGCCGGGGCTTGGCGACATTATTGGTCCTGCAGGTAACTTTGCGCCACTGCCTGATATGGCCAAATGGGTGCTGGCCGTTGGCATGCTGATGGGACGATTGGAAGTCATTACGGTTCTGGTGATGTTTACTTCGGCTTATTGGCGACGCTGA
- a CDS encoding LysE family translocator yields the protein MSESSLALFLIATLILALAPGPDLLYITTRGFSQGAMAGFISALGVHTGVLIHTIIASLGLSALITSSTMGFACIKYAGAAYLCYLGVRTLFFSKGESSNECISKVALKRIFYQGVITDVLNPKVILFFLAFFPQFIDPSSPSASIDILMLGLMFVAVAFPIDAAVGLFAGSIGKHHCKQRIQWGKWMAGSAFILLGIGTAFTSPPG from the coding sequence ATGTCTGAATCATCACTGGCGTTATTTCTGATAGCGACCCTGATTCTGGCTCTGGCTCCCGGACCGGACTTGCTTTATATCACCACCCGGGGTTTTTCTCAGGGAGCCATGGCCGGGTTTATTTCTGCACTGGGCGTTCATACCGGCGTACTCATCCATACTATCATTGCATCTCTCGGACTGTCTGCCCTGATCACATCGTCAACAATGGGATTTGCATGTATTAAGTATGCCGGGGCCGCCTATCTCTGTTACCTGGGAGTTCGAACGCTCTTTTTTTCGAAAGGAGAAAGTAGCAACGAGTGTATTTCAAAAGTTGCCCTGAAACGAATTTTTTATCAGGGTGTTATTACTGATGTACTGAATCCTAAAGTCATTCTTTTTTTCCTGGCTTTTTTCCCTCAGTTTATTGATCCATCAAGCCCCTCTGCATCGATTGATATCTTAATGCTTGGCCTGATGTTTGTGGCCGTCGCTTTCCCCATTGATGCCGCTGTTGGATTATTTGCTGGCAGCATTGGCAAACACCACTGTAAGCAGCGCATACAGTGGGGCAAATGGATGGCAGGGTCAGCTTTTATTCTGCTAGGCATTGGCACCGCTTTTACATCACCGCCGGGTTAA